Genomic segment of Thiohalomonas denitrificans:
CCCAGCAGCAGGGTGCCGCTGCGGTCGTCCCGGCTGAGCACCATGCTCTCGATGGTGTCGCCGACCTCCGCGTTGCGCTGCCCCTCGGCATCGGTCAGCTCGGCCACGTCGATCACGGCCTCGGCCTTGGCACCGACATCGACGAAGGCCTGCTCCTGACCAATGGAGACGATCCGGCCGCGAATGCGCTCGCCCACCTGGGGCGCCTTGCTGCTTTGAAGTGGGGTCTGCTGCTCAAACTCGCTGAGGAGGGCGCTGAAGTCTTCGTGTTCTGCCATGGGATACCCATTTGCCGGGGATGGTGAATGGATGCGCAGGAGTGCCGGCTCGACCTGCGTATTGGAAACGTTCACGGCCCCGAGGGCCGGATGGCCCATGGTAACCCGACAGGCTGCCGCAGGTCCGTTCCCTGATTTGACTTTGCCGTCGACAGAGAGGTTCGGGGCATCCGGCGATACATGCGGTGCACCCAGTTGCAAGGGAATGGCTTCCTGGGAACGGGGTGCCTTCACGTACCACAACAGATTTCATCGCGGCTCTCGCCTCGTCCTATCGCCAACCGCTTTGAGCAGTCCAGGTCCGGGTGAATGCCGCCCCATGGGCAAGGGCGCTCAACGGCGGTTCTAAAAAGGTTCGCAGGTCGGCGATTACCTTTTTGAAGCGAGCTGGTCGGCTATATTTGGCACGACTTCCCAAATGGTTTTCCCAATGTGCGCCTGCACGGAAAGGCCGTGTATATCGGCAAGCTGCTGATTGATGCGGAGGTAACGTAAGCTGGGGTCGAGAATGGCCAGGCCGACCGGGACACTGCGGTAGATTAGCTCCAACTCGACCGCCTTTTGCCGAAAGCGTGTCTCTGCGGCGGCAAGCCGTGTCTTGCCCGCGTTCAGCGCCTCTTGAGCCCGCACGTGCTCTGTCACCTCCCAGGTGATGACCAGCAGAGACGGCTCCTCGGTCGCTGGGAGTGCCGCGGGCAACGCTGACTCGGCTGGTTCGTCGCGGGCGGTGCAGGTTTTCTATCATTTGATAGCAAACGCGCTGGAGCACAATGACAAGCCTGAAGGTCACGTGTGGATCTCGGGGCGAGACGTTGGAGCGTTCCATGAGTTTTCCGTAGCCGACAACGGCCCCGGCATTTCGAAAGAGTATCAGGAGCGCGTATTCGAGATCTTTCAACGCCTCGACCCTTCCAAAGGAGCGGGCATAGGCATCGGACTGGCCATCACAAAAAAGCTGGCAGAGGGCGCTGGCGGGCAAATCGAAGTCGATTCAAAGTCGGGCAAAGGGGCCACTTTCCGTTTCACCTGGCCAAAGCAAATGGAAACAACAATGCTCTGAATGATTTCCCTCTCGTTCACCGACTCGTCAACGAAGTCGTAAGGTGACAACCGTCGTCTTTGAAAAGATCTTTTTGGGGCATCGAGCCGCCGTCTAGTTACATCCCCTCGAATGGCTGTTCTTGCCCGGTTTCGGACCCGGTCCGCTGTCGACCCAGAGCGGACAATCAGGTACTCCTGACTTGTGTGATTCCCCTTTTCCCGCAATTGGGCTCCTCTGAATTCCCGGTGTCGTTAGGTGCCTGGAATATCCGGTGACCAACCTTATCAACGAGAACCTTGAAAGGTGAACCGAATCCGGATGCAGCGTGACTACTGACACAAACGAGGAAGGAACTCCTACGTTAAGTTATACCCGTACTTCTCTCCAGACTGGGTGCTATCAACTAATTCGACCGACCTCGAGCGTAACAACCCACTGGAACGCCTGCACGTGAAGTCTAAAGAGACTTCCTCCTAGAAACCTGCCAAAGAGAGTTGTAAAGCATGAAGACTTTCAAACACACCGTTGCTCTAACACTCGCCGGTTTGCTAGCCGTACCCGCCGCCGCGTTCGCCGATAACGCTGCCTCTGCTTACACCGAGGATGGTACCGCCATAATTGGCTACGCTGCTGCTGTTGCTGGCGAAACGAATAGCTTGGGCTTCACCAAGGTCCTTAGCACCACGCTGAAAAACAGCGGCTCCCCCAAGGACCTATTTATAGGCCTTACCTTTGAAACCGGGTTAATGACCGAGACGGAGGTCAAGACTAATACGAAAAACGGCAAAGCCGAAGAAAGTTCGGCCACGGCATCTGCCGAAATCGAAATGTATGTGCTGGTTGACGGTCAAGAGGCAAAACCAGGTACGGTCACTTTCGATAAGCGTGAGCAGGCGATGTGGGCGACCCTTGGTCAGGGTCTGGTCTGCTCTGACGCCAACGGTGATGACATCATCACCTTCGACGAATGCAGCTTAACCGATCAGGAGGTCGGTCTTCTCCTTGAGACTAAAGCTGCTCATGGATTTAATTTCCTCTCGTACAACATCGGCTCGGGTTCTCACACCATAGAGGCCTTTGCACGCCTGAAAGCCCAAGGTGAAGTCGCCGATGCTTCATCCAATGCAAAGGCAAGCGCTTATCTGGGAAAAGGAACCCTTAGCGTTTTTGAGGTTCACGACTCAGTCACCCACTAAATAGAATCCAGCCAGCATCGGCCCCAAATACCGCAAGGTGTCTGGGGCCGTCGGCTTGGTTCAGTCGGTAGAGAACGTTCAGCTCGGCTGTCCAGAACGGCCGGACGGACTCTGAAAACGGTTTGCCGCTGCCGTATCAAAGAAGTGAGGTACAGTTCCGTATGCAAGTAAAGCACAGTGTTCCGGTGCATCCACATGGCGGTCGCGGTGTGCTTTTTTTGCCTGACGTGCCCGCCGCCACCCGAGGGGCACCGTTTCCACTATGCTCGTGGGGAGAGTACCCGAGTATTACGGGGACAGTTTCCCTGTTTCTTCAAGGACTTCCTTTCAGCTATCCGAATAGCCGCTAATGGCCGCTACACTATCTGGTCTGGACTCGACCGAAAACGTGGTGGCGCGCCCTCCTCCTCAAATGTCGGCTAAGCAGTGATCAGCGAACCAGGGCAAACGGTGCTCGGCTAATACCCCGTAACTATTCCCTACCAAGCCGGTCCGCCTGTCACCCCGCTATGCTCTAAGCAATGCGTTACCAGGCAGAATGGAGGGGCCGGCGTGAGCGACCTGACTGCGGATGAGATGAAGGCGCTCAAGCGGGAGGTCGAGGCGCTACGGGCAGAGCGCGATGCGTGCCGTAAGAGCAGCGAGCGCTACCGCGCGCTGTTCGAATCGATGATCGAGGGCTTTGGCCTGGCCGAAATCATCCTGGATGAGCAGGGCCGGCCCTACGACTATCGGTTGCTGGAGGTCAATGAGGCGTTTGGTCGACTGACCGGTTTTCCTCCGCATGTCGCCGAAGGCAAAACAGCCCGCGAACTGGTACCCGGTGTCGAACCACTCTGGATTGAGGCCTACGGTCGGGTGGCGCTGACTGGTGAGCCAGCGCGATTCGAGGCCTACGCCGAGGGGCTGGGCAAGTGGTTCGAGGTCTTCGCCTACCGCACCGCGCCGGGGCAGTTTGCTCACCTTTTTACCAATATTACCGAGCGCAAGTTGGCCGAGCAGACCCTGCGTGAGAGCGAGGCGCGTTATCGCCAGCAAGCCATCGAACTGGAGACCATCTATGGACAAGCGCCCGTCGGCCTGTGCGTGTTCGACACTGGTCTGCGTTTTCAACGAGTCAACCAGCGACTGGCCGAAATCAACGGCGTTCCAATCGAATCCCACTTGGGGAGAACCGTGCGCGAGGTTGTACCTGCGCTCGCCGAACAGGTGGAGCAAGTCGCCGGGAAAATACTTGAAACGGGCGAGCCGGTGCTGAACGTCGAAATCAGCGGGGAAACCGCCGCCCACCCCGGGGTCGAGCGATTCTGGATTGAGAACTGGCTGCCGCTCAAGGACGAGGCCGGGAATATTTGGGGGATTAATGTGCTGGCCGAGGAGATCACCGAGCGCAAGCGCCTGGAAGAGAGTCGCCGGCGTGAGACAGAATTCCGGACCTTGGCCGAGCACACCCCCGATAACGTCGTCCGGCTCGATAGGTCGCTACGCTATCTCTATGTTAATCCGGCCACGGTGGCAAGCACCGGCATCCCAAGGGAAACCTTCCTGGGCAAAACCGACCGTGAGCTGGGTATTCCGGAGGCGCTGGTGGCGGACTGGCAACCCCGTACACGCAGGGTCTTCGATACCGGCCAGGAGGAGAAAGTTGAGTTTACCTTTCTCACCCCCCAAGGCGAGCGCTACTTCGAGTCACACCTGGTACCGGAATTCGGCCGCGATGGACGAGTCGAGACAGTGCTGGCGGTGACCCGTGACCTGACTGAGCGAAAGCGTGCCGCAGAGGCCCTTGAGCGCACCGCACACAAGCTTGGCGAGCGCAACAAGGAGCTGCGCTGCCTGTACTCGGTCGCCTCCCTCACCCACCGGCGGGACCGTCCACTGGACGAAATATTACGCGGCACGGTCAATGCGCTGGTCCCTGCCTACCAATATCCGGAGATTACCTGTGCACGGATCACGGTGGAGGGTGCGAGCTATCACACCGAACCATTTGCCCAAACAGTATGGCGTCAGGCAGAAGTGATCGGAGTGGATGGCCAAAGCGTGGGAGAGTTGGAGGTGTTCTACCGGGAGGAGCGCCCACCCGCGCAGGAGGGGCCATTTCTCACCGAGGAGCGGGCGATATTGCGGGCCGTCGCCGATTTGCTCGACCGTGCCCTGCTGGAGCGGCGCGAGTGGGCCGCCCGCTTGCAGGCCGAGAGCGGATTCAAGGAGGCCCAGCGCCTGGCCCACGTCGGCAGCTGGGAGTGGGACCGATTAAACGACCGCTCCCACTGGTCGGACGAGATGTTCCGCATCGCCGGACACGCCCCGCAAGCCTTTCCCGTGACTCCCCAGTCGGCCCTTGAAGTGGTCCACCCGGGGGATCGGGAACGGGTACGGGCCTTGGCGCAGCGGGCCATCGAAACCGGCGAGGGGTTTGTGGATGAGCTCCGAATCGTGCAGCCCGACGGCGGGGTGCGCGTGATAGTAAGCCGGGGCGAGGCCGTGAAAAGCTCTGGTGGCGAGGTGGTGGCTCTGCGAGGAACCTGGTTGGATGTCAGCGAACGTAAACAGTCTGAGGAGGCGCTGCGCGCAAGCGAGGCCCGTTTTCGCGAAGTGGTCGAACTCGTCCCCGACATCCTCTATCGCGTGGCTCTCCCGGGTTATCACGCCCAATTCATCAGCCCTGCCGTTAAGAACCTCCTTGGCTTCAAACCGGAGCAGTGGCAGCAAGACCCGACGATTTGGGTCCGTCAGTTGCATGAGGATGACCGCGATCGGGTCCTCTCCGGCTTGCAGGCGGCGCTCCGCGATGCGCGGCACTGCACGCAGCAATACCGGATGTGGCATAGCAACGGCCGTACCCTGCGCTGGTTCGAAGATCGAAAGCGCATTGAGCGCGATACTGACGGTAAGCCTGTGGCCCTGTTCGGCGTCATGAACGACGTCACCAGCCTCAAGCAGGCCCAACAGGCCCTGGAACGCGAGACCCTGCATGACCCACTGACCGGTGTGGCCAATCGCCGCTACCTCAAACAGTTCATCGAGCGGGAATGGCGGCGCGAAACCCGCCACGGCCATACGGTGTCGATCATCATGGTCGATATCGACCATTTCAAAGCTTACAACGACCACTATGGGCACCAGCGGGGCGACGATTGCCTAAAGAAGGTGACTCGGGCCTTGAGGGCGAATTTGCGTCGGCCCACCGACCTGCTGGTGCGTTATGGTGGCGAAGAATTCGTAGTGGTGCTGCTGGAGACCGAATTAGAACCGGCGCTCCAGTTGGCCGAAACGATGCGAAAGGTCGTCGAGGAACTGCGCCTGCCTCATGTCACTTCCCCGGTAAGCGAATCAGTGACCATCAGCGCCGGTGTAGCGGCAAAACCAGCGAGGAACAGCACTTTTCGGGCGCTGCTCGCTGCGGCCGACGAGGCCCTCTATCGCGCCAAGGACGGGGGTCGCAACCGGGTGGAGGCGAATGCTTAGTGCCTCGGCTTCCAGCTTGATAGACGGACCGCTTTTCAGCACAAACCGGTAGTTGATTCGGGTCGGAACGACCGGCGGCTATTGGCCAGTTTTCGTCCGTTCACCAAGCGCCGATCAGGTGAGACCACTTCCTGGCCCACCTCGCCCACATCGCGAACAAAGAGTGTTTGGCCTAAATTGGGGGCTATGAATGGCAAAGGTCCTAGTCCGGGCAGCGATTCACTCGATGGGTCGGCACGCCATCCCGTTGGGTGGGTCGCAAATCCTTGCAAGGAGCTGGAGTGAACCAGGAAACCGGCGGCCAATCAGCGAATCCGGAGCGAGAGATTCAGGAATTGCGTGATGAACTGCAGACCTTGCGGAGGAATCAGGCACGCTTTGAAAACCTGTTCGATTTTATGCTGGAAGGCTTCGGCCTGGCCGAAATCCTTTTCGACGAGCAAGGGCGGCCCCATGATTATCGTCTGCTGGAGGTCAACCCCGCCTTCGGGCAGCTGACTGGAATTAATCCGGAAGAGGCCAAAGCCCGAACGGCGCGGGAACTGCTACCGAATCTTGAGCCGTTCTGGATAGAGACCTTCGGTGAGGTGGTACTGACGGGCGAGCCGACTCAGTTCGAAGGTTATGTCCGAGAACTGGATCGCTGGTTCGATGTGCGCGCCTACCGTGCCGGCCCACGCAAGTTCATCCATCTGTTCAATGACATCACCCGGCGAAAGCGAGCGGAACAGGCCTCCCACGAGCGAGAAACACAACTCACCGAAGCCCAGCGCCTGGCCAACCTCGGCAGTTGGGAGTGGGAAGCTGCGACCGATACCGTAACCTGGTCCGAAGAGATGTACCGTATTGCCGGTATAGATTCTTCCTTTCCGGCACCCGGCTACTTCACCGAGCACCCACGCCTCTACACACCCGAGAGCTTGAAACAGCTCGACTCCGCCGTGAAGGCGGCTCTGCAAACCGGCCTCCCGTATGAACTCGACCTGGAATTGGTACGGCCGAATGGTGATACCCGATGGGTCCTGGCCCGGGGTGAGGCAAGGCGCGACGACAGGGGCACCATCATTGGGCTGCGCGGGACCGTACTGGATTTCACCGAGCGTAAGCGAACAGAGGAGGCCCTGTGGCGCAGAGAGAGGCAACTGCGCCTGATTACCGACAACCTGCCGGTACTGATTGCCTATGTCGACGCCGAGGAGCGCTACCGGTTCGCCAACCGGACGTATGAGCGATGGCTGAACACTTCTACGGCACGCATCGTTGGCAGCAAAATGGAGGACATCCTGGGTCGAGCCGCGTATGACGCTATCAAACCCTATTTCGATCGCGCCCTTGGCGGTGAGATGGTTCGGTTTAACGCTTTGATACCTTACGCTGGCGGGTCGCGCGAGGTGGAATCGGTCCTTGTCCCGGAAACCGGTCCGCAGGGGCAGGTCCAAGGTGTTTTCGGCCTGATTCAGGATCTCAGTGAGATGGAGGAGTATAAGCGCAGTATGCGATACCTGCGCGAGAGCGAAGAGCGCTACCGACGGCAGGCCACCGAACTGGAAACCATCTACTGGAACGCCCCAATCGGCCTGATCGTCTTCGACTGCGAACTGCATTTTCAGCGAATCAACGATCGAATGGCCGCGATCAACGGTGTGCCGGCCGAAGCGCACATCGGCAAGACACCCCGGGAGGTGGTGCCCGAGCTTGCCGGGGTGGCCGACAAGTTGGCCCAGCGAATCTTGTCCACGGGGCAGCCGGTACTGAACTTCGAGATCAAGGGCGAAACGCCCGCCCACCCTGGCGTCGAGCGCTTCTGGATTGAACACTGGCTGCCGCTCAAGGATGAGGCGGGGAAGGTCTGGGGCATCAATGTGGTGGTGGAGGAGATCACCGATCGCAAACGCAATGAGGAAGCGCTTCGGCGGGCCAATGCAGAGTTGCAACAGTTTGCCTACGTCGCATCTCACGATCTGCGTGCACCACTGCGAGCGGTATCCAACCTGTCGAGCTGGCTTGAAGAGGACCTATCCTCCCAGCTCTCTGGTGAGAGCCGGCAGCAGTTGCAACTGCTACGTGAACGGGTGGCTCTCATGGACGCCCTGATCACCGGACTGCTCGCCTACGCCCGCGCGGGCGGGCAGACCCGCCACATCGAAACGGTCGATTGCGGGCAGTTGGTACGGGATGTAATCAAGACGCTGGACGTTCCCGAAGGCCTTCACATCCGAATTGCCGGGAAGATGCCTCGGCTGATCACCGACCGCACCAAGCTGCAGCAGGTGTTTGCCAACCTGATAGGAAATGCCATCAAGTACCACGACCGCCCCGCAGGTCATGTCTGGATATCGACCGCCGAGACGGGTGAATGGCAGGAGTTTACAATCGCCGACGATGGGCCCGGCATTCCCCCCGAATATCACGAACGGATCTTTGAAGTTTTTCAGCGCGGGCCGGGGACCGAAACACATGAAGGGACGGGCATCGGCTTGGCGGTGACGAAAAAGCTTGTGGAGGGAGTGGGAGGACACCTTAGCGTGGAATCGGCACCACACCAGGGGGCAACGTTCCGTTTTACCTGGCCTAAGGTCATGGAGGCGGAAATCGCCCAAAGTGCCCTAATTGGGGACGCAGGAATTGGCGGTTTTGCACCTCCTCGCCAACCCGTGCTCCGAAAATAGACAGTCGATGGAAGGTTGGTCTTTCCGGTTATGGTGCCGCTGGCGCCGGACGTCTTGCACGCTGCAGACTGCGGAGAACGCATAGCACCAAAGAAGACCGGCTTCCGGCTGGCTTCAACGCCGGAATCGGGAATATGCACTCCCGACGCCGGCTAGACGGTGATCAACGGACCTTCGACTTCATCGGAGGATTGGCTATACGAACCTCTGTTCTTCTCCGGTTCGGCTATCCATTAGCGTGGTCGCCTCTAAAGTGTTGTCTAAAGAGGTGCTAGCCTTTTCTGCGGAGAGAAAGCATGTCGGAGCGACCGTCGCGTATGGAGGAAGTTCGCCAGATCCAACAGGACTTCCGCACCCTGTCTGAGCACTCAACCGATATCATCTCCCGCTTCGATCGGGCCATGCGTTACCTGTACGTCAATCCAGTGATCGAGCGCTACAGCGGGTGGCCACGGGAGGCCTTCATCGGCAAAAGTAATGCCGAATTGGGTATGCCGAGGGCACTGGTGACGCTGTGGAACGAGCGGATCCAGAGTGTATTCGCTTCCGGTCGTACAGAGACGTTTGAGTTCAGCTTCCCGGCCCCCCAGGGGGAGTGCCACTTCGAGGCGCGCCTGGTGCCGGAGTTCGGAGAGGACGGCCGGGTGGCCACCGTTCTTGGCGTCGCGCACGACATCACCGATCGCACCCGGTTCGAGGAGACATTGCGCCGAACCGCCCACGACCTTGACGAACGTGTCAAGGAGGTGAGCTGCCTGTACACGGTCGCCTCGCTCACGCAACAGCGCTCCCGTGCCCTGGCAGAGGTACTGCAAGGCACCGCGGAGGCGTTGGCCGCCGCCTACCAGTACCCGGAGATCACCTGCGCCCGGATAACTGTTGACGGGCACACGGAATGGTCCGAGCCGTTCGAACAAACCCCTTGGCGACAGGCGGTGACGTTTGGGGCGAACAACCGGCCCTCCGGTGTCATCGAGGTGTTCTATCGAGAGGAACGCCCGCCGGCCCAGGAGGGGCCATTCCTCGCCGAAGAGCGGGCTATACTCAACGCCGTTGCCGAACTACTCAGCCGCAGCCTGCAGGAACGGCAGGAGTGGGCCGCCCGTGAGAAAGCCGAAGCGGTGCTGGTACGTAAAACCAAGGAGCTAGAGCGCCTGAACGCGGAGTTGGAGGAGTTCGCCTACGTGGTCTCCCATGACCTGAAAGCGCCTTTACGGGCCGTGGCCAACCTCGCCTATGTTATCGACGAGGATGTGGCAGAGGGACTCGATGAGGAGAACCGGCTGCGGCTGCGGCTTCTGCGCAAGCGAGTTATGGGGATGGACACGCTCATCGATAGGCTGCTCGGCTACGCCCGTCTGGACCGTTCAACGCAAGAGCGCGAAGCCGTTGCGCTTGGCCCCCTGCTGGACGACTTGCTCGCCCGCCTGACCATTCCACCTGGCTTTCGGATCGAGTTGCAAGAACCGTTACCGACTATTTTCGCCAACCCACTGCACCTGCGTCAGGTCTTCCAGAACCTCATCACCAATGCGATCGATCACCACGACAGCTCCAAAGGGTCGGTTTGGATCCGAGCACATGATGACGGGAAGCACTGGCGCGTGGAGGTAGTAGATGATGGCCCCGGTATTCCAGCGTGGGCGAAGGAGAGGATCTTTCGCATGTTCAGTAGCGGTGGCAAGCCGGGCCACACCGGTATCGGCCTGGCGGTGGCACGTAAAATCGTCCTAAGTCACGGCGGACAGATCGAAGTGGCCGATAATAGCCCACGGGGAACGATTTTTCGGACCTTCTGGCCGAAATGAACAGCGGCTGTCGAGAGCACCACAAGTCCAGCTTTCGACCCCGCAACGGGGCAAGCTGGCCGGGCGCATGGGCCGTTTGGCGAGGCGACCGGCAAAAGGGATGAGCATGTGTTTGGCTGCCGGCCCGCTTGTTGTCGCTTCGGCGATTCAGTCGAGTGGCAGCGACACGTCAGCGGTGCCCCAGACCCGATTGAATTCACGCTGTACCGCAGCGGCCTTTTCCGCTTGGCCTTGGGCGTTAAGCGCCTCGGTGAGGCCGTAGAGCGACCAGCCGTTATCGCGGAAACGTTCGAGGTCTTTGCGGAAAGCCCGTTCCGCCTCCGCCGAGCGGCCGGCTAGCAGCAGAACGCGGCCGAGGTCCTGGCGGGCCGGGACGGACCACTCCGGCGGCTCTCCGTAGAGCAGCGCGTCTTCACTGCGGACGGCTGCCTGCATCTCGGCCACGGCTTGTTCGAGGTCATCGGCCGCAACCTCGACGTAACCGGCCAGCACGTGGGTAGCGACAGCCAGCAGGTCTCGCGACTTGTTGAATTCCATGCGCATGCCGACGATCGCCGAATCCCCGGCGATCCGACGCAGCGCCTGCAGCTGGTCACGTGCCGCCGCCACTTCGCCGCTGGCGACGAGCGCACGGCCGCGGGAATAGTGCCAGAGAGCGCGCGCATGCGGCATCGATGCGGCAGGTGGGTCGGTCGCGAGGATCTCGTCCCAGCGACCGAAGCGGACCAGCATCTGCAACGGCCGGGTGGACCAGTGCTGCAGGAAGTCCATCCCCGGCGTGCCGTACATCTCCGGCGGTATGAGGTCGGCAACCTTGCGTGCGGACGCGATCGCCTGCTCGCTCCGACCGATCATCGAGGCCGCGAATGCCAGGAAATCGTAGTTGTGGGGGTAGTAACCCACCGTATACATGCCGTAGCCCGGCCGCTGGTCCGCTATCCAGGTTTCGTCTTCGTGCACGGCGTGCTCGT
This window contains:
- a CDS encoding PAS domain-containing protein yields the protein MPAALPATEEPSLLVITWEVTEHVRAQEALNAGKTRLAAAETRFRQKAVELELIYRSVPVGLAILDPSLRYLRINQQLADIHGLSVQAHIGKTIWEVVPNIADQLASKR
- a CDS encoding sensor histidine kinase; this encodes MTSRDGSSVAGSAAGNADSAGSSRAVQVFYHLIANALEHNDKPEGHVWISGRDVGAFHEFSVADNGPGISKEYQERVFEIFQRLDPSKGAGIGIGLAITKKLAEGAGGQIEVDSKSGKGATFRFTWPKQMETTML
- a CDS encoding diguanylate cyclase; its protein translation is MSDLTADEMKALKREVEALRAERDACRKSSERYRALFESMIEGFGLAEIILDEQGRPYDYRLLEVNEAFGRLTGFPPHVAEGKTARELVPGVEPLWIEAYGRVALTGEPARFEAYAEGLGKWFEVFAYRTAPGQFAHLFTNITERKLAEQTLRESEARYRQQAIELETIYGQAPVGLCVFDTGLRFQRVNQRLAEINGVPIESHLGRTVREVVPALAEQVEQVAGKILETGEPVLNVEISGETAAHPGVERFWIENWLPLKDEAGNIWGINVLAEEITERKRLEESRRRETEFRTLAEHTPDNVVRLDRSLRYLYVNPATVASTGIPRETFLGKTDRELGIPEALVADWQPRTRRVFDTGQEEKVEFTFLTPQGERYFESHLVPEFGRDGRVETVLAVTRDLTERKRAAEALERTAHKLGERNKELRCLYSVASLTHRRDRPLDEILRGTVNALVPAYQYPEITCARITVEGASYHTEPFAQTVWRQAEVIGVDGQSVGELEVFYREERPPAQEGPFLTEERAILRAVADLLDRALLERREWAARLQAESGFKEAQRLAHVGSWEWDRLNDRSHWSDEMFRIAGHAPQAFPVTPQSALEVVHPGDRERVRALAQRAIETGEGFVDELRIVQPDGGVRVIVSRGEAVKSSGGEVVALRGTWLDVSERKQSEEALRASEARFREVVELVPDILYRVALPGYHAQFISPAVKNLLGFKPEQWQQDPTIWVRQLHEDDRDRVLSGLQAALRDARHCTQQYRMWHSNGRTLRWFEDRKRIERDTDGKPVALFGVMNDVTSLKQAQQALERETLHDPLTGVANRRYLKQFIEREWRRETRHGHTVSIIMVDIDHFKAYNDHYGHQRGDDCLKKVTRALRANLRRPTDLLVRYGGEEFVVVLLETELEPALQLAETMRKVVEELRLPHVTSPVSESVTISAGVAAKPARNSTFRALLAAADEALYRAKDGGRNRVEANA
- a CDS encoding PAS domain-containing protein, which encodes MNQETGGQSANPEREIQELRDELQTLRRNQARFENLFDFMLEGFGLAEILFDEQGRPHDYRLLEVNPAFGQLTGINPEEAKARTARELLPNLEPFWIETFGEVVLTGEPTQFEGYVRELDRWFDVRAYRAGPRKFIHLFNDITRRKRAEQASHERETQLTEAQRLANLGSWEWEAATDTVTWSEEMYRIAGIDSSFPAPGYFTEHPRLYTPESLKQLDSAVKAALQTGLPYELDLELVRPNGDTRWVLARGEARRDDRGTIIGLRGTVLDFTERKRTEEALWRRERQLRLITDNLPVLIAYVDAEERYRFANRTYERWLNTSTARIVGSKMEDILGRAAYDAIKPYFDRALGGEMVRFNALIPYAGGSREVESVLVPETGPQGQVQGVFGLIQDLSEMEEYKRSMRYLRESEERYRRQATELETIYWNAPIGLIVFDCELHFQRINDRMAAINGVPAEAHIGKTPREVVPELAGVADKLAQRILSTGQPVLNFEIKGETPAHPGVERFWIEHWLPLKDEAGKVWGINVVVEEITDRKRNEEALRRANAELQQFAYVASHDLRAPLRAVSNLSSWLEEDLSSQLSGESRQQLQLLRERVALMDALITGLLAYARAGGQTRHIETVDCGQLVRDVIKTLDVPEGLHIRIAGKMPRLITDRTKLQQVFANLIGNAIKYHDRPAGHVWISTAETGEWQEFTIADDGPGIPPEYHERIFEVFQRGPGTETHEGTGIGLAVTKKLVEGVGGHLSVESAPHQGATFRFTWPKVMEAEIAQSALIGDAGIGGFAPPRQPVLRK
- a CDS encoding sensor histidine kinase, whose protein sequence is MSERPSRMEEVRQIQQDFRTLSEHSTDIISRFDRAMRYLYVNPVIERYSGWPREAFIGKSNAELGMPRALVTLWNERIQSVFASGRTETFEFSFPAPQGECHFEARLVPEFGEDGRVATVLGVAHDITDRTRFEETLRRTAHDLDERVKEVSCLYTVASLTQQRSRALAEVLQGTAEALAAAYQYPEITCARITVDGHTEWSEPFEQTPWRQAVTFGANNRPSGVIEVFYREERPPAQEGPFLAEERAILNAVAELLSRSLQERQEWAAREKAEAVLVRKTKELERLNAELEEFAYVVSHDLKAPLRAVANLAYVIDEDVAEGLDEENRLRLRLLRKRVMGMDTLIDRLLGYARLDRSTQEREAVALGPLLDDLLARLTIPPGFRIELQEPLPTIFANPLHLRQVFQNLITNAIDHHDSSKGSVWIRAHDDGKHWRVEVVDDGPGIPAWAKERIFRMFSSGGKPGHTGIGLAVARKIVLSHGGQIEVADNSPRGTIFRTFWPK